In a genomic window of Arthrobacter woluwensis:
- a CDS encoding 50S ribosomal protein L25/general stress protein Ctc, with translation MSETKLDTELRTEFGKGYARRARAAGKIPAVIYGHGAEPVHVNLPGRETTLAVRTPNALLNLVIDGAEHLAIVKDIQRDPIKQIIEHIDLLTVKKGEKVAVDVHVHVTGEAAPGVVANQEATTVSLEAEATHVPNAIEFDIEGREAGAHVHASDLVLPKGSVLLSDPETLVVNLSEATVSETEDEAAAEEAAPAAE, from the coding sequence ATGTCTGAGACCAAGCTCGATACCGAACTGCGCACCGAATTCGGCAAGGGCTACGCCCGCCGCGCCCGCGCCGCCGGCAAGATCCCCGCCGTCATCTACGGTCACGGCGCAGAGCCCGTGCACGTCAACCTGCCGGGCCGCGAAACCACCCTCGCCGTCCGTACCCCGAACGCCCTGCTGAACCTCGTGATCGACGGTGCCGAGCACCTGGCCATCGTCAAGGACATCCAGCGCGACCCGATCAAGCAGATCATCGAGCACATCGACCTGCTGACCGTCAAGAAGGGCGAGAAGGTCGCCGTGGACGTTCACGTTCACGTGACCGGTGAAGCCGCTCCGGGCGTCGTCGCCAACCAGGAAGCCACCACCGTCTCCCTCGAGGCCGAGGCCACCCACGTGCCCAACGCCATCGAGTTCGACATCGAGGGCCGCGAGGCCGGCGCACACGTCCACGCCTCCGACCTGGTGCTGCCGAAGGGCTCCGTCCTGCTGAGCGACCCGGAGACCCTCGTGGTCAACCTCTCCGAGGCCACCGTCTCCGAGACCGAGGACGAGGCTGCCGCTGAGGAAGCCGCTCCCGCCGCTGAGTGA
- the pth gene encoding aminoacyl-tRNA hydrolase, with amino-acid sequence MSETWLVVGLGNPGAQYAGNRHNVGQMVLDELAQRMGARFSVHKSRAQLAEGRLGIGGPKLLLAKPMSYMNLSGGATSALSRFFGIEPDHVIAVHDEIDIPFNTVKLKLGGGEGGHNGLRDISKALATKDYLRVRVGVGRPPGRMDTADYVLKDFTATERKDLPFLLDAAADAVEELVGSGLVAAQQRFHSPS; translated from the coding sequence GTGAGCGAAACATGGCTGGTGGTCGGACTGGGTAATCCGGGGGCGCAGTATGCGGGCAACCGGCACAATGTGGGCCAGATGGTTCTGGACGAACTGGCCCAGCGGATGGGCGCACGGTTCAGTGTCCACAAGAGCCGTGCCCAGCTGGCGGAGGGCCGCCTCGGGATCGGCGGACCGAAGCTCCTCCTCGCCAAGCCGATGAGCTACATGAATCTCTCGGGTGGGGCCACCTCGGCACTGAGCAGGTTCTTCGGGATCGAGCCGGACCACGTGATCGCCGTGCATGACGAGATCGACATCCCCTTCAACACGGTCAAATTGAAGCTCGGCGGGGGAGAGGGCGGCCATAATGGCCTGCGTGACATCAGCAAGGCCCTGGCCACCAAGGACTACCTGAGGGTCCGGGTGGGGGTGGGCCGTCCGCCGGGCCGCATGGACACCGCGGACTACGTGCTCAAGGATTTCACCGCCACCGAACGCAAGGATCTGCCGTTCCTGCTGGACGCCGCGGCGGACGCGGTCGAGGAACTGGTGGGCTCCGGTCTGGTGGCCGCTCAGCAGAGGTTCCACTCGCCGTCGTAG
- a CDS encoding helix-turn-helix transcriptional regulator, with amino-acid sequence MSAAPSTWRKVLGAVERRKWSGAAHRRLIPAVEAMIQDPDLRGMLLEGPEGSGKSSLGYEFARSRPDIHVVILSGTQALRSKPLGVFLKYLDRIPDSADPEGSDPVPAEVIPPLSQAIAEEARGRSTLLFVDDIHRIDSASLSVIVHLVLSGRSKLLATAPRGKDVNSSLGWLVRDGLIVQHRMAPLNRSESRQLILQSTGHPISEAALSALLQHHGRSALTMQALFGEQVEQRRIELQSGHWISTHPLAIEPRGPVARLMAVRLQREPEELQKALVKIALLHRAPWRLAAAVVGVKTLVELEERGHLLVETSRDRHVSLKDYFLAESIRVGSHEKASGELLSEINLAAGGSLMELEPSELLVLGQWLLDSGQDLDAGLRVGIADHALANARPLLAVRVLRDFPEDDPRAVEARFLTATAYFALAEAEKAWSVIAPVDVEAFVARDPGPGTLAVAAMVQQARVRCHLELFGDHQAAWDEVATLEALIRRFEEADRTGWKRTAGDGRHLSVAERLLLAGLEIRFHSGDFRTVGPELEELWESPGGSEELRLVCGSFLVMCHAVMGREDDAVRLAGEVAERLRLAPQEYKVREIHLEGRVLALIWSGRWVECVDELQELLEASGQDAMFRGGVMELGVGLAYCFAGKSDQSIEILASSIAQLEAERPNGYLCVALAALAFSHASAGNEEAAQDLLTRLDRLETAMSWANRFMTEFFVRMARLAMNDLEAARLLVRSGLEDLEAGRLTAASLSLFGAKYYNNHRETEAVREAGLLRQGAMGAITAGWASAVLQRDPQQALAAATAAEKLQLQAVEYRCAAVALELAKENASAVSVASARAHLQSAESGGLVNRTLVSVSHGGHLTHRELQVARLAEQGLGNRDIARRIGISVRTVEGHLYQAFAKLGVTSRQQLDSLSAALSDTTPSGQPAPEHE; translated from the coding sequence TTGTCTGCAGCTCCCTCCACCTGGAGGAAGGTTCTCGGCGCGGTCGAGCGCAGGAAGTGGTCCGGCGCGGCTCACCGGCGCCTGATCCCCGCCGTGGAGGCCATGATCCAGGACCCCGATCTGCGGGGCATGCTCCTGGAAGGTCCCGAAGGCAGCGGCAAATCCTCTCTGGGCTACGAATTCGCACGGTCCCGTCCTGACATCCACGTGGTGATCCTCTCCGGAACCCAGGCGCTGCGCAGCAAGCCACTGGGGGTCTTTCTCAAATACCTGGACCGGATTCCGGACAGCGCCGATCCGGAGGGTTCCGATCCGGTGCCCGCCGAAGTCATCCCACCGCTGAGCCAGGCCATCGCGGAGGAGGCCAGGGGCCGGAGCACCCTGCTGTTCGTCGATGACATCCACCGCATCGACTCCGCCTCCCTGTCCGTGATCGTGCATCTCGTGCTGTCCGGACGGAGCAAGCTCCTGGCCACCGCACCGCGGGGCAAAGACGTCAACTCCAGCCTGGGCTGGCTCGTCCGGGACGGACTGATCGTGCAGCACCGCATGGCTCCTCTGAACCGGAGCGAATCCCGGCAGCTGATCCTCCAGTCGACCGGTCATCCCATCTCCGAGGCCGCTCTGAGCGCGCTCCTGCAGCATCACGGCCGCTCGGCACTCACCATGCAGGCGCTGTTCGGCGAGCAGGTCGAGCAGCGCCGGATCGAGCTGCAGTCCGGCCACTGGATCTCCACCCACCCCCTGGCCATTGAACCCCGGGGCCCCGTGGCGCGGCTCATGGCGGTCCGGCTCCAGCGCGAGCCGGAAGAACTCCAGAAAGCACTCGTCAAAATAGCCCTGCTGCACCGGGCGCCCTGGCGACTGGCGGCCGCCGTGGTCGGTGTGAAGACCCTCGTGGAACTTGAAGAGCGCGGCCATCTGCTCGTGGAGACCTCCCGGGACCGGCATGTGAGCCTGAAGGATTATTTCCTGGCCGAGTCCATCAGGGTCGGAAGCCATGAGAAGGCCAGTGGGGAGCTGCTCTCCGAGATCAACCTGGCGGCCGGCGGCTCGCTCATGGAACTCGAACCCTCCGAACTCCTGGTCCTGGGGCAGTGGCTGCTGGACTCCGGGCAGGATCTCGACGCCGGGCTGCGCGTGGGCATCGCCGACCACGCGCTGGCCAACGCGCGGCCCCTTCTGGCCGTGCGGGTGCTGCGGGACTTCCCGGAAGACGACCCGCGGGCCGTGGAGGCCCGCTTCCTCACGGCCACCGCGTACTTCGCCCTGGCGGAGGCCGAGAAGGCCTGGTCCGTGATCGCTCCGGTCGACGTCGAGGCGTTCGTGGCCCGTGATCCGGGGCCCGGCACGCTCGCCGTCGCCGCGATGGTGCAGCAAGCGCGCGTCCGGTGCCATCTGGAGCTGTTCGGGGACCATCAGGCGGCCTGGGATGAGGTCGCCACGCTGGAAGCACTCATCCGCCGCTTCGAGGAGGCGGACCGGACCGGCTGGAAGCGGACAGCCGGCGACGGCAGGCACCTGAGCGTCGCCGAGCGCCTTCTGCTCGCCGGGCTCGAGATCCGTTTCCACAGCGGGGACTTCCGGACGGTCGGCCCGGAGCTGGAAGAGTTATGGGAATCGCCGGGCGGCAGTGAGGAGCTGCGGCTGGTCTGTGGCAGCTTCCTGGTCATGTGCCATGCGGTGATGGGCCGTGAAGACGACGCCGTACGCCTCGCCGGGGAGGTCGCGGAGCGCCTGCGCCTGGCGCCGCAGGAGTACAAGGTGCGGGAGATCCACCTCGAAGGGCGGGTGCTCGCCCTGATCTGGAGCGGGCGCTGGGTGGAATGCGTCGACGAGCTTCAGGAACTCCTGGAAGCCAGCGGCCAGGATGCCATGTTCCGCGGCGGCGTCATGGAGCTGGGCGTCGGCCTGGCGTACTGCTTCGCCGGGAAATCCGATCAGTCCATCGAGATCCTCGCCTCCTCGATCGCACAGCTGGAGGCGGAACGGCCCAACGGCTACCTGTGCGTCGCCCTGGCGGCGCTCGCGTTCTCCCACGCCTCGGCCGGGAACGAGGAGGCAGCCCAGGATCTGCTCACGCGGCTGGATCGGCTCGAAACGGCGATGAGCTGGGCCAACCGCTTCATGACGGAGTTCTTCGTGCGGATGGCCCGGCTCGCCATGAACGACCTGGAAGCGGCGCGCCTGCTGGTCCGCTCCGGCCTGGAGGACCTCGAAGCGGGACGTCTGACCGCGGCGTCTCTCAGTCTGTTCGGCGCCAAGTACTACAACAACCACCGCGAGACCGAGGCCGTCCGGGAGGCGGGCCTGCTCCGGCAAGGGGCCATGGGCGCCATCACGGCCGGCTGGGCGTCCGCGGTCCTGCAGCGTGACCCTCAGCAGGCCCTCGCCGCGGCCACCGCGGCCGAGAAGCTCCAGTTGCAGGCGGTCGAGTACCGTTGCGCCGCCGTCGCGCTTGAACTGGCGAAGGAGAACGCCAGCGCCGTGTCCGTCGCCTCGGCCCGCGCCCACCTGCAATCGGCCGAGAGCGGCGGGCTCGTCAACCGGACACTCGTCTCCGTCAGTCACGGCGGCCACCTCACCCATCGGGAACTGCAGGTGGCCCGCCTGGCGGAACAGGGTCTGGGCAACCGGGACATCGCCCGCCGGATCGGCATCTCCGTCCGCACCGTGGAAGGCCACCTCTACCAGGCCTTCGCGAAACTGGGCGTGACGTCACGACAGCAACTCGACTCCTTGTCCGCCGCGTTGTCGGACACCACGCCTTCAGGACAGCCAGCGCCTGAGCATGAATGA